From one Solanum lycopersicum chromosome 12, SLM_r2.1 genomic stretch:
- the SFP6 gene encoding sugar transporter ERD6-like 6-like produces the protein MSFREENSEDGRGGDLRKPFLHTGSWYRMGSAQTSSMLGSSQVIRDSSVSVLACVMIVALGPIQFGFTSGYSSPTQTAIVNDLKLSVSEFSLFGSLSNVGAMVGAISSGQIAEYIGRKGSLMIAAIPNIIGWLSISFAKDLSFLYMGRLLEGFGVGIISYTVPVYIAEIAPQNLRGALGSVNQLSVTIGIMLAYLLGLFVNWRVLAFLGTLPCLALIPGLFFIPESPRWLAKMGLTDDFETSLQVLRGFDADISVEVNEIKRAVASTSRKSTIRFADLKQRRYWLPLMIGIGLLVLQQLSGTNGVIFYSSNIFLSAGISSSDAATLGFGAIQVVATAVSTWLVDKTGRRLLLIVSSAGMAVSLLIVSIAFFVKDFVDEDSTFYGVLGMISVVGVLLMIVSFSLGMGPIPWLIMSEILPVKIKGLAGSVATLSNWFFSWVITATAPLLLAWSSGGTFTLYTLMCAFTVAFVTIWVPETKGKTLEEIQFSFR, from the exons atgagtttcagAGAAGAAAATAGTGAAGATGGTAGAGGAGGGGATCTGAGGAAGCCATTTTTACATACTGGAAGTTGGTATCGAATGGGTTCAGCACAAACTTCTAGCATGTTGGGTTCTTCTCAAGTTATTCGTGATAGCTCAGTTTCAGTTCTTGCTTGTGTTATGATTGTTGCTTTAGGTCCAATCCAGTTTGGGTTCACT TCTGGTTACTCATCGCCTACTCAAACTGCCATAGTTAATGATCTGAAGCTCAGTGTATCTGAG TTCTCCTTATTCGGTTCCTTATCTAATGTGGGTGCTATGGTTGGGGCAATATCTAGTGGTCAAATTGCCGAGTACATTGGACGAAAAGGG TCTTTAATGATAGCTGCTATACCTAACATCATTGGTTGGCTTTCCATCTCGTTTGCCAAA GATCTGTCCTTCTTATACATGGGAAGATTATTGGAAGGTTTTGGAGTCGGCATAATATCTTACACG GTTCCTGTATATATTGCCGAGATAGCACCTCAGAACCTGAGAGGGGCCCTGGGGTCAGTTAACCAG CTCTCTGTTACAATTGGGATCATGTTGGCTTATTTGCTAGGACTTTTTGTTAATTGGAGAGTGCTCGCTTTTCTTG GAACATTGCCCTGCCTTGCATTGATACCTGGCCTATTTTTCATCCCAGAATCTCCTCGGTGGTTG GCCAAGATGGGTCTGACAGATGATTTTGAAACCTCTTTGCAAGTTCTCCGAGGGTTCGATGCTGACATTTCCGTCGAAGTAAATGAAATTAAG AGGGCTGTAGCATCCACAAGCCGAAAGTCAACAATACGTTTTGCAGATCTCAAACAAAGAAGATATTGGCTGCCTCTCATG ATAGGCATTGGACTGCTTGTCCTACAACAACTCAGCGGAACCAATGGTGTGATCTTCTATTCCAGTAACATTTTCCTATCGGCCG GGATTTCTTCAAGTGATGCTGCAACTTTAGGTTTTGGTGCTATCCAG GTGGTTGCCACTGCTGTTTCTACATGGCTGGTGGATAAAACTGGCCGTAGGCTTTTACTGATT GTCTCGTCAGCTGGAATGGCTGTTAGTCTCCTTATTGTTTCCATTGCATTCTTTGTAAAG GATTTCGTAGATGAGGATTCTACCTTCTATGGCGTTCTAGGCATGATATCAGTGGTTGGTGTTTTG ttGATGATTGTTTCATTTTCGCTTGGAATGGGACCTATTCCGTGGCTTATAATGTCTGAG ATTCTACCGGTTAAGATCAAAGGCCTTGCTGGAAGTGTAGCGACGTTATCAAATTGGTTCTTTTCCTGGGTAATTACAGCAACTGCACCGCTGCTATTAGCTTGGAGCAGCGGAG GAACCTTCACTCTTTATACACTTATGTGTGCATTCACCGTGGCGTTTGTGACAATTTGGGTACCTGAGACGAAAGGAAAAACACTAGAGGAAATACAGTTCTCGTTTAGATGA